The Lycium ferocissimum isolate CSIRO_LF1 chromosome 10, AGI_CSIRO_Lferr_CH_V1, whole genome shotgun sequence genome window below encodes:
- the LOC132032899 gene encoding defensin J1-2, producing MAGFSRVAATVFLMLMLVFASGMVAEARTCESQSHRFKGLCFSKSNCGSVCHTEGFHGGHCRGFRRRCFCTRHC from the exons ATGGCTGGCTTTTCGAGAGTAGCTGCAACTGTTTTCCTTATGTTGATGCTGGTTTTTGCTTCTG GGATGGTGGCAGAGGCGAGGACCTGCGAATCGCAGAGTCATCGATTCAAGGGACTGTGCTTCAGTAAGAGCAACTGTGGTTCCGTTTGCCATACTGAGGGCTTTCACGGTGGCCATTGCCGTGGATTCCGTCGCCGTTGTTTCTGTACTAGACActgttaa